Part of the Citrobacter sp. Marseille-Q6884 genome, ATGGTAGCGTAACGCCATCACGGGTGATCATATTTTTATCATGGTGGTGATGCTTATGATGATGTTGCTGGCCTTCACCACAGGTACCATTCGCATCTTCCACTTGTGTACAGCCACTTTGTTCCAGACTTTGATTGTACGCCTCACGTCCCTGGGGCGGGGCGATCACGCAGCCTGACAACATGACGGATAAACTGCCGATTGCTAACAGCATTGAAACTTTATTCATTATTTTACTCTCAGGTTATAGGACTCAGAAAGCTATCTTTTCTCTGGCCTTTATTACCTACAGATAGTTCAGCATCCATGCCCAAAGATAGCTTTTTCAGTGGTCTGATGAGTTCATTCTATTTAAAGAATTAACCTGTTCAACAATTAAATTCAGCATTATATATTTTTTTAAGATGTTGTTTTATCTTGAGGTTCTTCTGAGTGCAGGGGTTATGTTATCAGGTCGTATCAAAGACATTGATTTTGAGTATATGCCATCTGTTTTTTACTGTTAATTTAAACGGTGATGCAGTGCAAATTGTTATCGGCAATGAGTGATAAGTTAATTTATTCTTCAGGATTAATCTTATGTTGTCTGGAAAGGAAATATTAATTCTTAATTAATGGGAAAGTTAAATTTCAAATGAAATAGATACGTTTGATATTATCGTGCCATCAAAGAAAAATAATACCTCTTAATGATTAGAGGTGAATAATAAAAAGCCGGAGGTCATCAGACTTCCGGCTCGTAATATGATTCAGGCAGGGGTTATCGCTGCTTAATCGCCTAACTCGCTGGCTTTTCTGTTCAGTAAGCGGGATGCGCGCCAGTAAATCAGGAGCATCAGCCCCATCACGACAGTCAGCGTGATGCTGGTCGCGGCGCCAAACGGCCAGTCGCGAATATTGAGGAACTGAACCTTAATCACGTTACCAATCAGCAGGTTTTTCGCTCCACCCATCAGGTCGGAAACGTAGAACAACCCCATTGCGGGCAGCATGACCAGCAGACAACCGGCAATAATCCCCGGCATCGTTAACGGAATAATGATGCGGGTAAAGGTCTGAAGTTTACTGGCACCAAGATCGCGTGCGGCTTCAAGTAGTGGTTTATCCAGCTTCTCAATACTCGAGTAGAGCGGCATCACCATAAACGGCAGCAGAATGTAAACCAGGCCGATAATGACCGCGCTGGGGGTAAACATGATACGAATTGGCGTATCAATGACGCCAAGCCACAGCAAAAACTCGTTGAGATAACCTTTGGTACTGAGGAAGATTTTGAGTCCATAGATGCGAATCAGCGAGTTGGTCCAGAACGGAACAATCAGCAGGAACAACAACAATGGACGCACTTTCTCCGGCAGTTTCACCAAAAACCAGGCAAAAGGGTAGCCGAGAACCAGACAGGCAAGCGTAGCAATCAGCGCCATATTCAGCGAATGAAGCAGCACTTCGAAATAGAGCGGATCGAGCAGCCGGGCATAGTTTTCCAGCGTAAAGACCATTTTGACAAAGTTTGCGTCATCACGGGTCAAAAAGCTGGTACCAATGATCATCAGGTTGGGCAGAAAGACAAATAGCACAAGCCAACCGACAATGGTGACGATCACCACACTCTGGAATTTACTTGTGTTCTTCATCAGCCAGTACGACCTCCCAACTTTCTACCCAGTTAATGGCCATTTTTTGGTCGAGAGAGTGATCGAAGTCGGGATCGTCTTCGTTAAAGAATTCGCTGACCATCACCATCTTGCCATTTTCCAGTTCGACAACCGACTCCAGCGTCATGCCTTTGTAGTTGCGCTCACGAACATAACCGATAAGTCCTTCGATGTGATTATCATCGTTGATCTCATCTACGCGCAGATCTTCTGGCCGCAACAGAACGTGTAATTTCTGTCCAGGCTCTACCGCAAAGTTGACGTAAATATTGCACTCGCGGCCTTCAACATTCGCGCGGACACGTTGTTCATCCAGACGTTCAATCACCGTCGCGTTAAACATATTGATCTCGCCGATGAATCCGGCAACGAACAGATTTTTCGGTTCTTCGTAGATTTCGCGCGGTGTGCCGTCCTGCTCAATACGTCCGTCACGCATAACCACGATACGGTCTGACATCGTCAGCGCCTCTTCCTGATCGTGTGTGACAAACACAAAAGTAATGCCGAGCTTACGTTGCAGCGCTTTCAGTTCGTTCTGCATCTGCTTACGCAGCTTATAGTCCAGCGCGGAGAGGGATTCATCTAACAGAAGCAAACGTGGCTTATTGACGACCGCACGGGCGATTGCCACGCGTTGTTGTTGCCCACCGGAGAGCTGATGCGGCTTGCGCTGAGCGAACTCTTCCAGTTGCACCATGCGCAGGGCTTCGGTGACGCGAGGATGAATATCGGCTGCGGGGGTCTTTTGCATGCGTAACCCGAAGGCCACATTCTCAAAAACGGTCATGTGGGGGAATAACGCATAGCTTTGGAATACGGTGTTCACGTAGCGGTTTTCCGCGGGCACGTGAGTGATATCCTGGTTGTCCAACATGATATGACCGGAATCAACCGTTTCCAGACCGGCAATCAGGCGAAGAACGGTTGTTTTACCGCAACCAGAGGGGCCTAGCAGCGTGAGAAACTCGCCATTATTGATGGTCAAATCGAGGCTGGAAATCACCTCTTTACCATCGAAATTCTTGCGAATTCCCGCTAATTGCACCAGTGGAGAAAGCGAACGCGGTTGTTTATTCAATTTTTTACTCTGTCCCATGTAGACGCAACGGATGGCTGACCGCTGCGGGGTTTGTGGTTAACCACCTTGATGATTCTTGATGAGGGCGATTATTCTACGGCAAAGCACTGAAATCGCCAATCCTTGTTGCGAATTACTGACTTAGCCTTATAGTCAGAAAGGGTGTCATGGCGAAAAATTCTCACTTGCGGGGATAAAAGTGACCTGACGCAATATTTGTCTTTTCTTGCTTATTGATAATGTTGTCACAAAAAGTGAGGGTGACTGCATGGATAAACTACTTGAGCGTTTTTTACACTACGTGTCGCTGGACACCCAATCAAAATCGGGCGTGAGGCAAGTACCCAGCACCGAGGGGCAATGGAAATTATTACAGTTGCTCAAGCAACAGCTCGAAGAGATGGGGCTGGTTAATATTTCGCTAAGCGACAAGGGAACGTTGATGGCAACGTTACCCGCTAACGTGACAGGCAACATTCCTGCGATCGGTTTTATTTCTCATGTGGATACCTCACCGGATTTCAGCGGTAAAAACGTCAATCCGCAAATTGTTGAAAACTATCGCGGAGGCGATATTGCGTTAGGCATTGGCGATGAAGTTCTGTCGCCGGTGATGTTCCCGGTATTGCATCAGTTGCTGGGGCAAACGCTGATTACCACCGACGGTAAAACGTTGCTGGGTGCGGATGATAAAGCCGGCGTGGCGGAAATCATGACTGCGCTGGCGGTGCTGATTAAGAAAAACATTCCTCATGGTGATATCCGCGTAGCCTTTACGCCTGACGAAGAGGTCGGTAAAGGGGCGAAGCATTTTGATGTCGCGGGATTTGATGCGCAATGGGCCTACACCGTTGATGGCGGCGGTGTGGGAGAACTGGAGTTTGAAAACTTCAACGCGGCGTCGGTCAATATTAAAATCGTCGGTAACAATGTGCATCCTGGCACCGCGAAGGGTGTGATGGTGAATGCGTTGTCGTTGGCTGCGCGTATCCATGCCGAAGTCCCTGCTGATGAAAGCCCGGAAACAACCGAAGGTTATGAAGGTTTTTACCACCTGGCGAGCATGAAAGGCAGCGTTGACCGTGCGGATATGCACTACATCATCCGTGATTTTGACCGTAAACAGTTCGAAGCGCGTAAACGGAAAATCATGGATATCGCCAAAAAGGTTGGGAAGGGGTTGCACCCGGACTGCTATATCGAACTGGTGATTGAAGACAGCTACTACAATATGCGCGAGAAAGTCATTGAGCATCCGCATATTCTGGATATTGCCCAGCAGGCGATGCGCGACTGCGATATTGAACCCGTACTGAAACCGATCCGCGGCGGTACCGATGGTGCGCAGCTTTCATTTATGGGATTACCGTGCCCGAACATATTCACTGGTGGCTACAACTATCATGGTAAACATGAATTTGTGACGCTGGAAGGAATGGAGAAAGCGGTGCAGGTGATTGTGCGTATCGCGGAATTAACGGCAAAACAACCTTAAAAATTGCCCGGTAGCATAAGCTGACCGGGCTGTATTATCGTACTGGCCTGATAAGACGCGTGAGCGCCGCATCAGGCTTATTCAATCTGTACAACAATTACCCTTCGAAGAACCAGTACCCGCTGTTGACCAGTGCGGCCAGCATGGCAAGGAAAGACGGATCTTCCAGCGCATCCTCAAAGTTTTCAGCTGTCAGCACGATATGGCTAGCCAGTGCTTCCAGCGCAGGGCGGTGCGGCGAGTCAATTTTCTCACCATTGGCATAGATGTCATCGCCAATACGCAGGACGCGTAATCCCCCCAGACGTACCAGCACGTCGCCTTGTTTCAGGGCATCGTAGATTTCATCAGGCTGATACGGAGGCTCTGGTGGCGCGATATCCAGTTCATGACGGGACTGGGAAATAAACTCACCAAACCACTGTTTAAAATGCTCCGGCTGATTGATCAGCCCAAGCATCATTTCGCGCAGTTTGTCCATTTCCTGCGGCAGAATATCTGCCGGATGGTCGCGCGGCGGCAGTTCCGGGTCGCTGTAATAAGTGCTGCCCAGTTCGCGCTGCAGAACATAATCCGCAAATCCGCTGATGAGCTCCCGGGTATTAGGTGCGCGGAAACCCACTGAATAGTTCATCGCGTTTTCCAGCGCATAGCCTTCGTGCGGGAAACCTGGCGGGATATACAGAATGTCGCCCGGCTCCAGCTCTTCATCAATGATCGCTTCAAACGGATCGACCTGTAGCAGATCTGGGTGAGGACAGTGTTGTTTTAACTGCAGTTTTTCACCCACACGCCAGCGACGACGACCGGTTCCCTGGATAATAAAGACATCGTACTGATCCAGATGCGGGCCAACGCCGCCGCCGGGGACGGAAAAAGAGATCATCAGATCGTCAATACGCCAGTCCGGCAATGCCCGAAACGGACGCATCAGCGCAGCGGTTGGCTCGTGCCAGTGGTTGACGGCCTGGACCAGTAGCGACCAGTTATTCTCGCCAAGATGGTCATAGCTTTCGAAAGGACCGTGACTCACCTGCCATTTACCATCCTGATGGCTGACAAGGCGACTGTCTACTTCGCTTTCCATTGCCAGTCCAGCCAGTTCATCAGGTGAAATGGGATCAATAAAGTTATTAAACCCGCGCTTTAACACCACCGGGCGTTTTTGCCAGTGACGTTCAAGAAAATCAGGCCAGTTAAGAGTAAGTTGGTATTCCATGATGAGTATCCGCAGGCTGGTATCTGACACCGATTATAACGGATGCGTAACCGGATAAGTGATATCGGCACATAAATATTACAGATAGCTTACTCGTCTTTCTGGCCGGGGTGCTGACGGCCGAAAATAACTTCCATACGAGCGCCGCCTAACAGGCTGTCACCGGCGATGATTTGTCCGTCATACTGCTCAGTAATTTCACGCGCGACAGCAAGACCCACGCCTTGCCCGGGACGTAATGTGTCCACGCGCTGACCACGATCAAACACGGCTTCACGCATGCTTTGCGGAATGCCGGGGCCATCATCTTCGACCAGAATATGCAGGTGATCGTCTGACAACTGGGCCGAAATTTCGACAAACTCGAGACAGTATTTACACGCGTTATCCAGCACGTTGCCCATGACCTCGACAAAATCGTTCTGTTCGCCAACAAAACTGATTTCAGGGGAAATATCGAGATTGATGCTGACGCCTTTACGTTGATACACCTTGTTGAGCGCAGAGGTCAGTTTATCCAGCAAGGGGGCGACAGGATGCAATTCGCGGCTAAGCAGGGCGCTGCTGCCGCGCATGCTGGCGCGATGCAGGTAGTAGCCAATTTGCTGTGAAATACGGCTGATTTGTTCCAGCATGACCGGTTCGGCGTCGCTAACGCTCATTTTTTCATTACGCATCGAGCGTAATGTACTCTGCAACACGGCCAGGGGCGTTTTCAGACTGTGAGTGAGGTCTGTTAGCGTCGTTCGGTATTTGTCGTAGCGTTCACGCTCGCTTTTCAACAACCGGTTAAGATTTCGTACCAGACTGGTCAGTTCGCGCGTCGTTGCCGGGTTAAGCATTTCGCGATGGTGTTCTTCCAGTTCACGAACTTCGCGAGCCAGTGATTCGATGGGCCGTAAACTCCACCAGGCCGCGACCCACAGCAACGGGATAACTAACAACAGATTGGCGGCCAGAACATAGATAAACCAGCTCCAGACCATATACGAGCGCTTTAGCTCAATCGGAATAGTATCAACCACGACGATGGTTAATTGGGGCATTCTGGCGGTGGCGGGGTACACGTTGACCGCGACGGAGTGCGTCATTTCAGCATCGTCGTCATCTTCCCGTACTTCTTTCAGTTGCTGCTGGGCGGAATGATCCTCGCTCAGTAGTGTACTGGTAGCGTCTACATTGGCTTCGATTTCATGAAAACCGTTGGTTTTTAACCAGTCGGGCTGAATACTCTGCGTCAACCAGGGTACGTCACGCTGCGCCCACAGCAGTTTGCCATTTTCGTTATAGATCAGCGACATTGTGGGGCTTTGCATATCGAGGTTTTCAGGAAGCTCGACGCTTATCTTGCCATTTTCCCATTTCGCAAGGGTATAGAACAGGTTGCTTTCACCGCGCAGCAGGCGAAACGTTGTCTTGTCAAAACTCACGCTATAGCCCACCAGTGCGACCATGCCATAGGCCAGTGAGAGTACGAGAACCACGCCCGCCGTTGCCAGCAAAAAGCGCAACCGCAGGGACAACGGGAAAAAGTGACGCAATAATTTATTCATTAGCGCAGTTCGAAAAGATATCCCTGACCACGCACGGTGGTGATCACCTCATCAGGATGTTGTGCCTGAATTTTTTTACGCAGACGCCCCATCAGTACGTCGATGGTGTGGCTTTCGCGTAACTCAGCATCCGGGTAAAGCTGTAACATGAGAGAATCTTTGCTGACAACTTTGCCGTTATTGCGGATCAACGTCTCCATGATGGTGTACTCAAATGCGGTCAGTTTGATGACTTCATTATTCACCGATAGCTCGCGACGAGAAAGATCCACCTGGAAAGGGGGCAGCGA contains:
- the potB gene encoding spermidine/putrescine ABC transporter permease PotB — its product is MKNTSKFQSVVIVTIVGWLVLFVFLPNLMIIGTSFLTRDDANFVKMVFTLENYARLLDPLYFEVLLHSLNMALIATLACLVLGYPFAWFLVKLPEKVRPLLLFLLIVPFWTNSLIRIYGLKIFLSTKGYLNEFLLWLGVIDTPIRIMFTPSAVIIGLVYILLPFMVMPLYSSIEKLDKPLLEAARDLGASKLQTFTRIIIPLTMPGIIAGCLLVMLPAMGLFYVSDLMGGAKNLLIGNVIKVQFLNIRDWPFGAATSITLTVVMGLMLLIYWRASRLLNRKASELGD
- the potA gene encoding spermidine/putrescine ABC transporter ATP-binding protein PotA is translated as MGQSKKLNKQPRSLSPLVQLAGIRKNFDGKEVISSLDLTINNGEFLTLLGPSGCGKTTVLRLIAGLETVDSGHIMLDNQDITHVPAENRYVNTVFQSYALFPHMTVFENVAFGLRMQKTPAADIHPRVTEALRMVQLEEFAQRKPHQLSGGQQQRVAIARAVVNKPRLLLLDESLSALDYKLRKQMQNELKALQRKLGITFVFVTHDQEEALTMSDRIVVMRDGRIEQDGTPREIYEEPKNLFVAGFIGEINMFNATVIERLDEQRVRANVEGRECNIYVNFAVEPGQKLHVLLRPEDLRVDEINDDNHIEGLIGYVRERNYKGMTLESVVELENGKMVMVSEFFNEDDPDFDHSLDQKMAINWVESWEVVLADEEHK
- the pepT gene encoding peptidase T, with product MDKLLERFLHYVSLDTQSKSGVRQVPSTEGQWKLLQLLKQQLEEMGLVNISLSDKGTLMATLPANVTGNIPAIGFISHVDTSPDFSGKNVNPQIVENYRGGDIALGIGDEVLSPVMFPVLHQLLGQTLITTDGKTLLGADDKAGVAEIMTALAVLIKKNIPHGDIRVAFTPDEEVGKGAKHFDVAGFDAQWAYTVDGGGVGELEFENFNAASVNIKIVGNNVHPGTAKGVMVNALSLAARIHAEVPADESPETTEGYEGFYHLASMKGSVDRADMHYIIRDFDRKQFEARKRKIMDIAKKVGKGLHPDCYIELVIEDSYYNMREKVIEHPHILDIAQQAMRDCDIEPVLKPIRGGTDGAQLSFMGLPCPNIFTGGYNYHGKHEFVTLEGMEKAVQVIVRIAELTAKQP
- the roxA gene encoding [50S ribosomal protein L16]-arginine 3-hydroxylase, producing the protein MEYQLTLNWPDFLERHWQKRPVVLKRGFNNFIDPISPDELAGLAMESEVDSRLVSHQDGKWQVSHGPFESYDHLGENNWSLLVQAVNHWHEPTAALMRPFRALPDWRIDDLMISFSVPGGGVGPHLDQYDVFIIQGTGRRRWRVGEKLQLKQHCPHPDLLQVDPFEAIIDEELEPGDILYIPPGFPHEGYALENAMNYSVGFRAPNTRELISGFADYVLQRELGSTYYSDPELPPRDHPADILPQEMDKLREMMLGLINQPEHFKQWFGEFISQSRHELDIAPPEPPYQPDEIYDALKQGDVLVRLGGLRVLRIGDDIYANGEKIDSPHRPALEALASHIVLTAENFEDALEDPSFLAMLAALVNSGYWFFEG
- the phoQ gene encoding two-component system sensor histidine kinase PhoQ, whose product is MNKLLRHFFPLSLRLRFLLATAGVVLVLSLAYGMVALVGYSVSFDKTTFRLLRGESNLFYTLAKWENGKISVELPENLDMQSPTMSLIYNENGKLLWAQRDVPWLTQSIQPDWLKTNGFHEIEANVDATSTLLSEDHSAQQQLKEVREDDDDAEMTHSVAVNVYPATARMPQLTIVVVDTIPIELKRSYMVWSWFIYVLAANLLLVIPLLWVAAWWSLRPIESLAREVRELEEHHREMLNPATTRELTSLVRNLNRLLKSERERYDKYRTTLTDLTHSLKTPLAVLQSTLRSMRNEKMSVSDAEPVMLEQISRISQQIGYYLHRASMRGSSALLSRELHPVAPLLDKLTSALNKVYQRKGVSINLDISPEISFVGEQNDFVEVMGNVLDNACKYCLEFVEISAQLSDDHLHILVEDDGPGIPQSMREAVFDRGQRVDTLRPGQGVGLAVAREITEQYDGQIIAGDSLLGGARMEVIFGRQHPGQKDE